In the genome of Podarcis raffonei isolate rPodRaf1 chromosome W, rPodRaf1.pri, whole genome shotgun sequence, one region contains:
- the LOC128406012 gene encoding probable helicase senataxin, which produces MSDYGDEFVTCSQLAYDYHIEKPHKDTICPDYCLYLYKDMQTLTDLLHSDIGQDMQLHNSTFLWFIPFIHSLMDLKDLGIAYSIVVIHHLCLEIQNVLSGTVETCDKVSEFFIWILVTVVECSLKKNCLHFLWISSEMWVWIVVKCVMLPSTVFMPGIERRVVRNSLRSTVTSPSWEPEPIQFACMKLIRNILKEGYQVVQSPTCKQFLDELNLLRRSHKHWELSSPQALELQNTLKEIIWSIMSKSLNPSSLVKSPPVCVTSPTFLMNHKRQEDRCPMNMDNEHLPCLSVLANRHMDAQKNVVSHQWPGVQNKQDPFYKSVGLGFQDLETKDFSTKEKPSSSRSLTEKNGNSSSALERKVGLNDLTSKIRSLKPDSTLQLKLLPESSRRGNTNLEPGTEKLQLVRDRTKSQEGQRSEIIVARGSTSDTLPCKSEASSGKASVVCAKGTSLPIDSSQESIIRHQKCIKRKAKGAVQTLSARESNKLSAGADDSPNQVIISDASSDEDENKMKAGRESRKGQVDVCLEKKFSAPEQEPLTTPDLIHHTAAREGHIGKGNAVVCSNFTGICAGNGSCSRCTDPVLPSTSASASPSGSAPAVKESTIQPGKSSAEYGQVKTARESPKGSIKPSMHSKKPLLAKLARSTPALVPPNEIQHMPAPTLVTEKHGLSEKVQRAAELAQCTQDSLAESRSYREIVGEVDVPQERTSELVNAQQLTTRNKNNFACQKRQLYRQTNPKERENCQCTHGETQEAQPAKKPKAAELRPVQSASMVGVENQKESSAGASKTSHLTFPDPSSSPCDEDVALKKREPQLNENKDGDGFFLTQLDPVDMELCSQIEDGSYLSNMEVNISASPLQGSNDDLQFKTPMLSSILQPRISNNTPQLLNVQNNHIVMALPTPRAGSWNKVHQPFAQANIVNAQQRHHGIFTREVLKWNYDMFANFKLFGPPSHLLQSIVAPVTAKFEDYNDYFNTFFPLMMLNAFETMAQEWLENQKSKEQRPFELNLLNFNADTNEADFTSE; this is translated from the exons ATGTCGGACTATGGAGATGAATTTGTCACTTGCAGCCAACTGGCGTATGACTACCACATTGAAAAGCCCCACAAG GATACCATTTGTCCTGATTACTGCCTCTACTTGTACAAAGATATGCAGACTCTGACCGACCTGTTACATTCTGACATCGGCCAAGACATGCAGTTGCACAACAGCACTTTTTTATGGTTCATCCCTTTTATCCACTCCCTTATGGACCTGAAGGACCTGGGGATTGCCTACAGCATAGTGGTCATTCATCACCTGTGTTTGGAAATCCAAAATGTCCTCAGTGGCACTGTTGAGACTTGTGACAAAGTGTCTGAGTTCTTCATCTGGATCTTGGTGACTGTTGTTGAGTGCAGCCTTAAGAAAAATTGCCTTCATTTTCTGTGGATCAGCTCAGAAATGTGGGTGTGGATAGTGGTGAAATGTGTCATGCTTCCAAGTACGGTGTTCATGCCTGGCATTGAGAGAAGAGTAGTCAGGAATAGCTTAAGAAGCACAGTGACATCACCATCTTGGGAACCTGAGCCCATACAGTTTGCCTGCATGAAACTGATCCGTAACATCCTGAAGGAAGGGTATCAGGTTGTGCAGTCACCCACTTGTAAGCAGTTCCTTGATGAACTCAACTTGCTTCGCCGTAGCCACAAGCACTGGGAGCTGAGTTCCCCGCAGGCTCTAGAATTACAGAACACTCTGAAGGAGATCATATGGAGCATCATGAGCAAATCGTTAAATCCTTCCTCCCTTGTGAAGAGCCCTCCTGTTTGTGTAACTTCACCTACTTTCCTGATGAACCACAAAAGGCAGGAAGACAGGTGTCCAATGAATATGGACAATGAGCACCTACCCTGCTTGTCTGTGTTAGCAAACAGACACATGGATGCCCAGAAAAATGTGGTGTCTCATCAATGGCCAGGGGTCcaaaacaagcaagatcccttctaCAAAAGCGTTGGCCTCGGTTTTCAAGACCTGGAGACCAAAGACTTCAGCACAAAGGAGAAGCCCAGTTCTTCCAGATCTCTTACAGAAAAGAATGGTAACAGCAGCAGTGCTTTGGAGAGAAAGGTTGGTCTAAATGACCTTACAAGCAAAATCAGATCTCTGAAACCAGACAGCACCCTGCAATTAAAACTGTTACCTGAAAGCAGTAGGAGAGGAAATACCAATCTGGAGCCAGGAACAGAAAAGCTGCAGTTGGTCAGAGACAGAACAAAGAGCCAGGAAGGGCAGAGGAGTGAAATCATTGTAGCCAGAGGCAGCACATCAGACACATTGCCTTGCAAATCAGAGGCAAGCTCAGGCAAGGCCTCTGTTGTGTGTGCTAAAGGAACCAGTTTACCCATTGACTCTAGCCAGGAAAGCATCATCCGTCACCAAAAATGCATTAAGAGGAAAGCTAAAGGCGCTGTTCAAACTTTGTCTGCCCGAGAGAGCAACAAGTTGTCTGCTGGTGCAGATGATTCCCCAAACCAAGTCATTATTTCTGACGCTTCTTCAGATGAggatgaaaacaaaatgaaagctgGTAGAGAGAGCAGGAAAGGGCAAGTGGACGTGTGCCTTGAGAAGAAATTCAGTGCCCCAGAGCAAGAGCCATTGACTACTCCAGACCTCATACATCATACAGCAGCTCGTGAAGGCCACATCGGCAAGGGAAATGCAGTGGTATGCTCAAATTTCACAGGGATATGTGCTGGCAATGGAAGCTGTTCCAGGTGCACAGATCCAGTTCTGCCCAGTACATCAGCATCTGCCAGTCCTTCAGGGTCAGCACCTGCTGTCAAAGAATCCACTATTCAGCCAGGGAAGAGCTCTGCAGAATATGGGCAGGTTAAAACAGCTAGAGAAAGTCCCAAGGGAAGCATCAAGCCAAGCATGCACAGTAAAAAACCACTGCTGGCAAAACTGGCAAGATCTACTCCTGCTCTGGTCCCACCCAACGAAATCCAACATATGCCAGCCCCAACCTTAGTGACAGAGAAACATGGCCTATCAGAGAAAGTCCAAAGAGCAGCTGAACTTGCTCAGTGCACACAGGACAGTCTTGCTGAGTCGCGCAGTTACAGGGAAATTGTTGGCGAGGTGGATGTTCCCCAGGAAAGGACATCAGAATTAGTAAATGCTCAGCAACTAACTACTAGAAATAAGAACAATTTTGCCTGCCAAAAACGTCAGCTCTATAGGCAGACAAaccccaaagagagagagaattgtcaGTGTACTCACGGAGAAACTCAGGAGGCTCAGCCAGCCAAAAAACCCAAGGCGGCAGAGCTAAGACCTGTGCAGTCTGCCAGTatggtgggggtggaaaatcagAAGGAAAGTTCTGCTGGAGCTAGTAAAACCAGTCATTTGACCTTTCCAGATCCCTCCTCTAGCCCATGTGACGAGGATGTGGCTTTGAAAAAGAGAGAGCCCCAATTGAATGAGAACAAAGATGGTGACGGCTTCTTTCTTACACAGTTGGATCCAGTGGACATGGAACTGTGTTCACAAATAGAAGATGGCAGTTACCTCTCAAACATGGAAGTCAATATATCTGCAAGCCCACTGCAGGGTAGTAATGATGACTTGCAGTTCAAGACCCCGATGCTGAGCAGCATTCTCCAGCCTCGGATTTCAAACAACACCCCTCAGTTGCTGAATGTGCAAAATAACCATATTGTCATGGCGCTGCCCACCCCCAGAGCTGGTTCTTGGAACAAAGTGCACCAACCCTTTGCACAAGCAAACATTGTGAATGCCCAGCAGAGACACCATGGGATTTTCACCAGAGAGGTGCTGAAGTGGAACTATGACATGTTTGCAAACTTTAAACTGTTTGGGCCACCAAGCCATCTCCTTCAGTCTATTGTTGCCCCTGTCACAGCCAAGTTTGAGGATTACAATGACTACTTCAATACTTTCTTCCCCTTAATGATGCTAAATGCATTTGAAACG ATGGCACAGGAGTGGCTAGAGAACCAGAAATCAAAAGAGCAAAGGCCTTTTGAGTTGAATTTGCTGAACTTCAATGCAGACACAAATGAAGCAGATTTTacaagtgagtga